The genomic interval GTCCTTTCTCTTTGGACAAGAGTCTGGTCATTACAGAGCAGGTACTGGGGTAGTGAGAGCAGGTGCTGCTGTTGACAGCTGAAGAGCGGCTGAGCCCGAAGCTCACACTGCTCGGGTCCTGAGCGCAGGGATACCGGCAGTCGTCAGAATGTGCACGGGGGATGTGGGTCACCACgagcagcagggagaagggaaagagaacacCCCGATCccgaagaaggaagagaggacgCAGTGGAAGGCCGTGACTCAGGGGAGGGCCTCGTGGGCACAGCAGCCAAGCTCCCCAGCCTTCAGACGGGCAGCACGCCCGTGAGCGGAGAGCTGACCCGGTGGTGAGGTGCAGCTTGGGGACTGCATCAAGTTTCTGTTGTGCAAGTAGCAGGAGTCTTAGCGTGTGGGACAAAAACGCCCTGAATTCCGAGCATTAGGGTGTGTGACGCGAGATGTTCTCCATTGTAAACCAGCTAGCGGGGAAATGGGAGAATAATTaggaatgttattttattaaactgCAAGGAATTCATGGAGtcaatctcctttttaaaacaaaggagtcaatctcctttttaaaacaaacaaacatttcatGAGAAAAGTGATAGAGCTAAATTATTTATTACTCCTTTGAATACGTGTGTTGAAGTTTGCAAGAGACTTGTTAAAGACACCTTGGGAGACGGTGCTGACCTGACTGTGCTGGGGCGTGCTGGGACCTGCTGTCTGCCGTGTGTCGTTGGCATTGGCCTCTCTTCAGTCCCACAGGCTGGGAAGGGGCTGTCCTGTGCGAGCCCTTCCCGGGAATGAGGATGGTGTCTTGGGAGGGAGcctttctctgttttccctttGATCTGGCAAGCACTGTCCTGTTGGGGCAGGGTGGCAAGACTTGGGGCGTGTTCCCCTACAAGAGTGCATATGGCTAACGGGACAGGCAGGCAGTGGGCAACAGGATGACTCCGTGGCCTCGGCCCTGATCCCAGAGGCCCCCAGAGCACTTTGGAATGGCCTCCAAAGAGGTTCTGAGCAGCCCAGGAAACAGTGGTGTGTTCCCAGATAGAATTCTagagcacaggggcgcctgggtggctcagtggggtaaagcctctgccttcggctcaggtcatgatctcagggtcctgggatcgagccccgcatcgggatctctgctctgcagggagcctgcttcctcctctctctctgcctgcctctctgcctacttgtggtctctctctgtcaaataaataaataaaatctttaaaaaaaaaaaaaaaagaattctagagcACATGGCTTGCCCTGGTGGCGCAGGAGTCTGGAGACCCTCCATCAGGCCGAGCCGCACTGCGACGCTGCTCGACCGATCCAGATGACACGAATAGAGCTGGGTTTGCCGTGTAATTGAGAAACAGgtgatttttctaaaaacaatagTGCCTCTTTCCAGTCCTTGTTAATCTGTGGTAAATAATTGGTCATATTAGAGTTCACCTGGGGAGCATTCGGGGTAGTACGTCTCCATTTATTTCCAGCTTCAGCGAGGGGAGCTTTCGCTTCTGTGTACTGTAAGGTTTGCCCGTTGTAAGTGTTCAGTGAGTTTTGGTCGCAGGTTGTGCGGGCACCACCGTAGTTGCAGGCCTCAGGAAGCCCTCTCATGTCCGAGGAGAGTCTGTCCacgctctgccttcggctcaggcagCCCCCAATCTGCTCTCCATCCACGTAGTCAGTGTCGGCGGGACAGTGTATGTCCATGCTGCAGCTGTGAGCGCTCCCTCCCGTCTGTTTTGTTCTGCCACCCACCTCTTGAACACGTGCATTCTTTCTACTTAGTCTCTAGCAATTCTTCTACTTACTATGTGGTTCCTACTGTATAGATGCCGTAGTGCTGCGAACGCCTGTGCCCAAGTCTGTGTGGACGcgcattttcatttttgctgggCACACACCCAGGGATGGACTTGCAAGGTGTTTCttaagtttgttttcatttaagaaactgtcagactgttaagaaaatcccatttacaatcacaCCCTAAGCAGTAAGATACCTCTGCaccaacctaaccaaagaggtaaaggatctgtactctggaaactataaaacactgatgaaagaaactgaggaaggcacaaagaaatggaaaaacgttccatgctcacggattagaagaacaaaattgttaaagtgtctattcTGTCCAGAGttatctacacattcagtgcaatccctgtcaaaatatcaTCAGCGTtcctcacagagctggaacaaatcatccgaaaatttgtgtggaaccagaaatcaccgaagaaatgttgaaaaagaaagccatagttggtggcatcacaactgcggacttcaagctctagtacaatgctgtcatcatcaagacagtgtggtactagcccaaaaacagacacatagatcagtggaacagaacatagagcccagaaatagaccctcaactctgtggtcagccgatctttgacaaagcaggaaagaatgtccaatggaaaaagacagtctcttcaacaaatggtgttgggaaaattggacagccacatgcagaagcatgacactggaccatttccttacaccacacacaaaaatagactcaaaatggatgaaggacctcaatgtgagaaagaaatccatcaaaatccttgaggagaacacaggcagcaacctctctgacctcagccacagcaacgtcttcctaggaacatcactaaaggtaagggaagcaagagcaaaaatgaactattgggatttcatcaagatcaaaagcttttgcacagcaaaggaaacagtcaacaaaaccaaaagaccactgacagaatgggagaagatatttgcaaatgacatatcagataaagggctagtgtccaaaatttataaagaacttagcaaactcaacacccaaagaacaaataatccaatcaagaaatgggcagaggacgtgaacagacatttctgcaaaggagacatccagatggccaacagacccatgagaaagtgctccacatcattcagcatcagggaaatacaaatcaaaaccacaatgagatacgacctcacaccagtcagaatggctaaaatcaacaagtcaggaaatgacagatgctggagaggatgtggagaaaggggaaccctcctacactgttggtgtgaatgcaagctggtgcaaccactctggaaaacagcatggaggttcctcaaaatgttgaaaatagagctaccttatgactcagcaatcgcactactagatatttaccctaaagtatacaaaaatagtaattcGAAGGGATACACGCACCCCAaagtttacagcagcaatgtccacaacagccaaactggaaagagcccagatgtccgtCGACAgacgaacggataaagaagatgtggtgtatatatgtgATGGAGTATTAACTcagccatcggaaaggatgaacaCTTACATTACAAGAGCATGGACGGAACTGGAGAGTGCCATGCTGCGTGAACTAAGTCAGTCAGAGCAAGAGTTATCACACGGTCTCACTGATGTgtgaaatctaagaaacaaagcaaacaagcaaagggggcaaacaggcaaaccaagaaataataTTCTCAGCTCCAGAGAACACACTGCTTGTCCCCAGGGAGGCCATGGGGGGATGAGGGCATGTGTCCTGATGAGTGCCAGGggattaaaagttttaaaagagaggaaaactgtTTACCCATTTTTCGGAGCGGCTGCACTGTTTTATGTTCCCACCCCTAAGTGAGGATTTTGGTTTTCCCATATCCTGttaacacttggtattgtcatatttttattgaaaatttaagtCCTTAAACTAAATTGATAAAGGATTAACATCTTTACACATAAGTTTTTGAGTCAGgacattgtttctaatttttaaaaaatcatcttttgaTAAAGCtttaagtcttaaaaattaaGGTCGCACCTtttctcactgtatttttttcccgTTTTTTTCTACTTAGTGGATGCCTGGACTTTGGCCTTTTCTCCTGATTCCCAGTATCTGGCCACGGGAACTCATGTGGGGAAAGTGAACATTTTTGGTGTGGAAAGTGGGAAAAAGGAATATTCTTTGGACACAAGAGGAAAATTCATTCTTAGTATTGCATATGTAAGGAAACACAGCGGTCTTTTGTCTCGGGGCCCTGCCGTGTGCTCTGTCAGCCttgtgctgggggcaggggttgggggtggggggggggtggcctgACCGCACAGGGTCTCATGTCCTCCACATGTTCTCTGCACAGAGCCCGGATGGGAAGTACCTGGCCAGTGGAGCCATAGACGGGATCATCAACATTTTTGATATTGCAACTGGGAAGCTCCTGCACACGCTGGAAGGTACAGCTCGTTTCATTTTGTACAGACTGGGCTATCAGGTCACAAAGGACAAGTCAGTCTTTTAGTAAAATGCTGCTAAATGACAAATGAGCTTTAGATTTGCAAAACTGTGATCTCAGAAATCTGAAATGCCTCCAAGAGTTTTGTCATCTCATtatagtgggggtgggggtgtcctggGACTAGTGCAAAGAGCGGGTTCCTGTGAAGGGGcttatcttttcatgtgttaatGTGGCTTACcctgaggagaggaggaggaggagtgctTCCTCTCCATCCTGATCCTTGCTACAGAACTTGATGATTAGGAAATGACTTCTTGTCAAGAAGTCAAGGTGGATGACAGCCAGGCCCACCCCAGGGGCCTGCGGCCCGGCCTCAGGGTGTGGGTAGGGGGGCGTCTCCCACTCTGCCCTCTTCCTGCTGGTGTGAATTCTGACCCAGTGAATGCATTGCCTCCTCAGTTTACCGCTTACCCGACAGCACAGGACGTGTAGGAAACAGCACCCTGTTGTGCATCCGTGCAGATCAGAGCGTGTATTTCCTTGTTTGTCCGTGTCTATAGCAGAGGAGTTTCTCCCAAGCCGTGTGTGCTAAGGTCCAGCTCGTGAGGGAAGGGAACCGAGGAGAAATGGCTCCTGGCGGAGGGGCCTGGGTTGTGTGGATATTTCTAGAACACTGGGAGGAGGGGTCCATGCAGTCATTCCCTGCGTCTCTGACAGAGGCTCGTTACTAGGGACACTGTCGGTGGGGAGCGCACGATTTGCCACATGAACACGGGCTTTGTGAATTCCAGGCCACGCTATGCCCATCCGCTCCCTGACCTTCTCCCCGGACTCTCAGCTCCTTGTCACCGCTTCCGACGACGGCTACATCAAGATCTATGACGTGTGAGTTCCCGTGCAGACTCGGGCTTCTCACCCAGGACCAGTGCCCTTCCTGTCTTCCACTGCTTGGAGGAGCCCCGGGTCTGGCAGGGACTTGTGTGCAGGGTCTAGGCATCGCTCCCCCTTCCACATCCCTGTCCTTGAACTTGGAATGTCACGGCTGCCCGCTAGGTTCAGTACTTCCTGCCTGTTTCCAGCCTTTCCATCTCTTGTGGGCCTCATGGATTTTAAGTTCCGTCAGGGCAGTCAGCCGTGTAGGATGGAACCGTGTAGGTGGAACCACAGGTGGTCGTGGACCCAGGGTGATGGCAAAAATTTGGCCCTCCCGCAGGCTGTCCTCTGCGCTGCCAGGGTGGCTGTCAGTTCACCGGCCACCTCACTGCAGGTCTAGATGAAGGAGGCTCTTTGTGGGTGGTTTTGGCTACAGGTGTAGGAGCAAGGGGTCATTCTCTTCAGGTCATAGCCATCTTTGGTTGTAAGCCTGTGCAAGGCCCCTTCCTCCTGGGCTTCCCCGATCAAGCCTCCCCTGGAAGGGGATTGACTGTGTCCTTGACCCTTTGACTCAGTACCAGGCATGCCTCCGGTTCATGCCTCCCAAATGTGGCCTCCTGGTGCTGCGGGTACACACGGCCCGCTTGTCCGTGCCCGCGCGGGGAGTGGGCACCGGGATTGCCCCAGTCCTGACTGTCCATGTGCACACCATCCTGTGGGCCTGTGAGGGCTTTCCCGGGGTCTGCGCAGGGAGTGGGGACACTGAGGACAGGAGGTGGTCAGCAGGTCAGCGAGCAAGAGCTGGCTGGGTGCTGTGGCTCAGGAGGGGTGCGTGCCCCTGCCCAGCTGTGCCGGCTCGTGggtcccagagccccaggccGCTGTGGCCTACGCTTCAGTGCCCGACTCTGCACGTGAGGCTGTCATGACTATAGTTCCGGCCTCCTGACTAAGGGGGATGAGTGTCCCCGAAGTACAGAGGACAAGCCCAGCCGGAGGCGGGTTCCTCTGaggccacctcccctccaaccccctgTAGTGCGCTCTGTGCTGCTCAAGGGCCTGCACCTCAGTCTGGCCACAGGGTTGTCCTCCCGCCCCTGCTGTCGGGCTTGCGCTTACGTGGAAGTAAAAATGCCTTTTGTGGTTAGACTTGCCTTGTTCTCGATTCGATTAAAAATGGCCTCTCCGAGCCCCCTCTGTTCTAAGGAGTGAGTGTGGCCAGCTCCAGGGACGGGAGCTCTGGCTCCGCGTGGAGAGGGCACCGGCAGCGCGGCGGGCTTGGAATCTGCCAGCTTGCCCTGCTGCTTCGCTTTCCCCATCTCGGCAGTGGTCTTGCCTCGCGCCCTACTCTCTGCCGTGGGGCAGGTCACACATTCTGTCATGTCCGTTTTGTCTGACGCTCTCCGTTGCAGACAACATGCCAATCTGGCCGGCACACTGAGCGGCCACGCGTCGTGGGTGCTGAACGTTGCCTTTTGTCCCGATGACACACACTTCGTTTCCAGGTACGTGCGATTCTCAGCAGCTTCTTACATGCTAAGAAGGTGAAGGTCATCTTTTATGTATTGCCTTAAGATTTGAAGATGGTCTGACCCTTTGTTATTCAGGTAgactttgttttctgtgttggtTTTTTCGGTGGTTGGGGTTTAAGTTATGCAGGTAGTTAGTTGTCTTTCACCAGAACAAAGATGGATTCTTTGGAACAGTTCAACTTTGAGTGTTTTCTTATAAATCTAGGCTTCCACATGTAGGGACCTCAGGGATCTCTGTGGTCCGGTAGGCACGTACACTGCATACCTCTGTGTGCAGAAGTCGTGCCTTTGGAGCCTGTGTCGCTAAGGCCGAGGACGGCCAGCTTCTAGCGAGCGTCGCACAGCTACAGAAGCCTCTTCCTTTAGACTTTAGAAGTAGCCTTTAGTGGGGGCtttcccagccccgcccccaccgaCCTGGAAACAGGCTCACGTGTCTGAGGCTCCTGATGGGAACGCAGGGATAAGGACTGGGCAGATGAGAACTTGAGGGACGTGGCCGCTCTGTGCATAGGAAAAGCCACGAGAGAGGCCAGCACCCAGAGCTCCCCGGGGCCCCTGGTGGGCAGAGAGTAGACGAGCAAAGGAGGGTGGGGTTTCTGGTCAGATTAATCCAACTTAAAACCAGAATACAGACTGTTTTGATACTAATGTTCCCTTCTGCACATAGTTCATCCGACAAAAGTGTGAAAGTTTGGGACGTCGGAACGAGAACGTGTGTGCACACCTTCTTCGACCACCAGGATCAGGTACGGCGGAGTTCAAATTCGCATTCCTTTGTCTTTGGTGGCTGGCGTTGTCtgagcgccgccgccgccggccgtCCCCGTTCCCGGCCTGCTGCTGGGCTGCTCTCCCTGCGTGGGTGGTCCGACAGCCAGCGTCCTGCGTGCACCGTCTGCGCCGTCGGCCTGGAGAGCTGTGAG from Mustela erminea isolate mMusErm1 chromosome 5, mMusErm1.Pri, whole genome shotgun sequence carries:
- the WDR61 gene encoding WD repeat-containing protein 61, whose protein sequence is MTNQYSILFKQEQAHDDAIWSVAWGTNKKENSETVVTGSLDDLVKVWKWSDERLDLQWSLEGHQLGVVSVDISHTLPIAASSSLDAHIRLWDLENGKQIKSIDAGPVDAWTLAFSPDSQYLATGTHVGKVNIFGVESGKKEYSLDTRGKFILSIAYSPDGKYLASGAIDGIINIFDIATGKLLHTLEGHAMPIRSLTFSPDSQLLVTASDDGYIKIYDVQHANLAGTLSGHASWVLNVAFCPDDTHFVSSSSDKSVKVWDVGTRTCVHTFFDHQDQVWGVKYNGNGSKIVSVGDDQEIHVYDCPV